One window from the genome of Enterobacter asburiae encodes:
- the lgt gene encoding prolipoprotein diacylglyceryl transferase, which yields MNSGYLHFPEFDPVIFSVGPVSLHWYGLMYLVGFIFAMWLAGRRASRPGSGWTKNEVENLLYAGFLGVFLGGRIGYVLFYNFPVFLNDPLYLFRVWDGGMSFHGGLIGVILVMVIFAKRTKRNFFQVSDFIAPLIPFGLGAGRLGNFINGELWGRVDPSVPYTMLFPGSRAEDIALLPSHPEWQSIFDTYGVLPRHMSQLYELALEGVVLFIILNLFIRKPRPMGAVSGLFLIGYGAFRIIVEFFRQPDAQFTGEWVQYISMGQILSIPMIVAGAIMMIWAYRRRPQQQIS from the coding sequence ATGAACAGTGGTTATCTGCATTTTCCGGAATTTGATCCGGTCATTTTCTCAGTAGGACCTGTTTCGCTTCACTGGTACGGTCTGATGTACCTGGTGGGCTTCATTTTTGCCATGTGGCTCGCTGGCCGTCGCGCCAGCCGTCCGGGCAGCGGCTGGACTAAAAACGAAGTTGAAAACCTGCTGTATGCGGGCTTCCTCGGCGTGTTCCTCGGTGGCCGTATTGGGTATGTGCTGTTCTATAACTTCCCGGTATTCCTGAATGATCCTCTCTATCTGTTCCGCGTCTGGGACGGCGGCATGTCCTTCCACGGCGGCCTGATTGGGGTGATCCTGGTGATGGTGATTTTTGCCAAACGCACCAAACGCAACTTCTTCCAGGTTTCAGACTTTATCGCACCGCTGATCCCGTTTGGTCTCGGCGCTGGCCGTCTGGGCAACTTTATTAACGGTGAGCTGTGGGGTCGCGTCGATCCGAGCGTGCCGTACACGATGCTCTTCCCGGGCTCTCGTGCAGAAGATATCGCGCTGCTGCCATCACATCCGGAGTGGCAGTCCATTTTCGATACCTACGGCGTGCTGCCGCGCCATATGTCTCAGCTGTACGAACTGGCGCTGGAAGGCGTGGTGCTGTTTATCATCCTCAACCTGTTTATCCGCAAACCGCGTCCGATGGGCGCTGTCTCCGGCCTGTTCCTGATCGGCTACGGCGCATTCCGTATTATCGTCGAGTTCTTCCGTCAGCCAGATGCACAGTTTACCGGCGAGTGGGTACAGTACATCAGCATGGGGCAGATCCTCTCCATTCCGATGATTGTCGCGGGTGCCATTATGATGATTTGGGCGTATCGTCGCCGTCCACAGCAACAAATTTCCTGA
- the thyA gene encoding thymidylate synthase yields MKQYLELMKKVLDEGTPKNDRTGTGTLSIFGHQMRFNLQEGFPLVTTKRCHLRSIIHELLWFLQGDTNVAYLHENNVSIWDEWADENGNLGPVYGKQWRAWPTPDGRHIDQITTVMNQLKNDPDSRRIIVSAWNVGELDKMALAPCHAFFQFYVADGKLSCQLYQRSCDVFLGLPFNIASYALLVHMMAQQCDLEVGDFVWTGGDTHLYSNHMEQTHLQLTREPRALPKLIIKRKPASIFDYRFDDFEIEGYDPHPGIKAPVAI; encoded by the coding sequence ATGAAACAGTATCTTGAATTGATGAAAAAAGTGCTCGATGAGGGCACGCCGAAAAACGACCGCACCGGCACCGGTACGCTCTCCATTTTTGGCCACCAGATGCGCTTCAATCTGCAAGAAGGCTTCCCGCTGGTGACGACAAAGCGCTGCCATCTGCGCTCGATCATTCATGAACTGCTCTGGTTCCTGCAAGGCGATACCAACGTTGCGTATCTGCACGAAAATAACGTCTCAATCTGGGACGAGTGGGCAGATGAAAACGGCAACCTGGGCCCGGTTTACGGCAAGCAGTGGCGAGCATGGCCAACGCCTGATGGCCGCCATATTGACCAGATCACCACCGTGATGAACCAGCTGAAAAACGATCCGGATTCGCGCCGAATCATCGTTTCCGCCTGGAACGTCGGCGAGCTGGATAAAATGGCGCTGGCACCGTGCCACGCGTTCTTCCAGTTCTATGTGGCGGATGGAAAGCTTTCCTGTCAGCTCTACCAGCGCTCTTGTGACGTGTTCCTCGGCCTGCCGTTTAACATTGCCAGCTATGCGCTGTTAGTCCACATGATGGCGCAGCAGTGCGACCTCGAAGTGGGTGATTTTGTCTGGACCGGTGGGGATACCCATCTTTACAGCAACCATATGGAACAGACGCATCTCCAGCTGACCCGCGAACCGCGAGCGCTGCCGAAGCTGATTATCAAACGCAAACCGGCATCAATCTTCGACTACCGCTTTGATGATTTCGAGATTGAGGGTTACGACCCGCACCCTGGCATCAAAGCGCCTGTCGCTATCTGA
- a CDS encoding prepilin peptidase-dependent protein, which translates to MKKENGFTLIETLVAVSLVVILSASGLYGWDSWQRQQRLWQTASQVRDYLLFLRNHANRHNRDHLITRQRVGDQDCLASSAVQGCDKGSPFVLIPLWPEVEVSEVTPSLAFYGLRDTAWAGRIRVQSRAGAWLIVVSNGGRIRMCKVSEGGSC; encoded by the coding sequence ATGAAAAAAGAGAACGGTTTTACGCTTATCGAAACGCTGGTCGCGGTTTCTCTTGTCGTTATCCTCAGCGCCTCAGGACTGTACGGCTGGGACAGCTGGCAACGGCAGCAGCGGCTGTGGCAAACCGCCAGCCAGGTGCGAGATTACCTGCTGTTTTTGCGCAACCATGCCAACCGCCACAACCGCGACCATCTAATTACCCGTCAGCGAGTGGGAGACCAGGACTGTCTGGCGAGCTCAGCCGTGCAGGGCTGTGATAAGGGCAGTCCCTTTGTGCTGATTCCGCTCTGGCCTGAGGTCGAGGTCAGTGAGGTCACGCCGTCGCTGGCGTTCTATGGATTAAGGGATACGGCATGGGCGGGGCGGATACGCGTTCAAAGCCGTGCCGGAGCATGGCTGATTGTTGTCTCAAATGGAGGACGCATCAGGATGTGTAAGGTCTCGGAGGGCGGTTCATGTTGA
- a CDS encoding prepilin peptidase-dependent protein → MLMRQRGFSLTEVLIATAISSLLLISASRFLPGLQRVVLLQSDQRELEEEVWQHLFALGKQLQRAGYCAGNCQGQALVTARTGGCVIVRWDANSNGNWDNTASENDSTGFRLESGALETQRGATSCEGKGWEKLTDPDRLTIAHFVVRKVEHAGFAPEVTIELAAMRKGGQGEPWQASYTVTGYNL, encoded by the coding sequence ATGTTGATGAGGCAGCGCGGTTTCTCACTGACTGAAGTTTTGATTGCCACGGCGATAAGCAGCCTTTTGCTGATAAGCGCATCGCGTTTTTTACCCGGATTGCAGCGGGTAGTTTTACTGCAATCCGACCAGAGAGAGCTGGAGGAAGAGGTCTGGCAACACCTGTTTGCCCTGGGCAAGCAGCTTCAGCGTGCGGGGTACTGTGCGGGAAACTGTCAGGGACAGGCGCTGGTGACCGCGAGGACTGGAGGCTGCGTCATCGTGCGGTGGGATGCCAACAGTAACGGCAACTGGGATAACACGGCATCAGAAAATGACAGCACCGGTTTTCGTCTGGAATCTGGCGCGCTGGAAACCCAGCGTGGAGCGACGTCGTGTGAAGGAAAAGGATGGGAAAAGCTCACCGACCCGGACAGGCTTACGATCGCGCATTTTGTGGTGAGGAAAGTGGAGCATGCCGGTTTTGCGCCAGAGGTGACTATCGAACTGGCCGCGATGCGTAAAGGCGGACAAGGGGAGCCCTGGCAGGCTTCTTATACGGTTACGGGGTATAACCTGTGA
- a CDS encoding DUF2509 family protein gives MNRQRGMSSLALVLLLLVLGTLILTGFNQQLTTFSALVGGERRSLQQQATVQSALEWGRVQSWSLEPQVQCKKTSAWRVCLRQLSEARVLLIAGDSGMLLWRAGEIVDGKIRFSPHGWSDFCPLKENALCQLP, from the coding sequence GTGAATCGTCAACGCGGAATGTCTTCCCTGGCACTGGTTCTGCTTTTGCTGGTGCTCGGTACCCTGATCCTCACGGGGTTCAATCAGCAGCTCACAACGTTTAGCGCGCTCGTTGGCGGCGAGAGGCGCTCGCTTCAGCAGCAGGCGACGGTACAGTCCGCGCTTGAGTGGGGGCGGGTTCAGAGCTGGTCGTTAGAGCCACAGGTTCAGTGCAAAAAGACATCGGCGTGGCGAGTTTGTTTGCGCCAGCTGAGTGAGGCGCGCGTGCTGCTGATTGCCGGAGACAGCGGCATGCTGCTCTGGCGAGCAGGAGAGATTGTCGACGGGAAAATTCGCTTTTCACCTCACGGCTGGAGTGATTTTTGTCCCCTTAAGGAGAACGCGCTATGTCAGCTGCCGTGA
- a CDS encoding prepilin-type N-terminal cleavage/methylation domain-containing protein, which translates to MSAAVSREKGFSMVEVLLAMMLLVMVVTALSGYHRALAARFSVFNQYRQLWHHAWNQSQLSTNVLPAGWQASRGQTTHAGCVSITVTLISPLGRRGEITRLHCPVSQ; encoded by the coding sequence ATGTCAGCTGCCGTGAGCAGAGAAAAAGGGTTTAGCATGGTGGAGGTCCTGCTGGCGATGATGCTGCTGGTGATGGTCGTGACGGCTCTGTCGGGTTATCACCGGGCGCTGGCGGCACGGTTTAGCGTGTTTAACCAGTATCGCCAGCTCTGGCACCATGCTTGGAATCAGTCTCAGCTCTCAACAAATGTTCTCCCGGCAGGCTGGCAGGCCAGTCGGGGGCAGACAACGCACGCAGGATGTGTCAGCATCACGGTCACACTTATTTCTCCTCTGGGGCGGCGCGGTGAGATAACGCGTCTGCATTGCCCGGTTAGCCAGTAG
- the recC gene encoding exodeoxyribonuclease V subunit gamma, producing MLRVYHSNRLDVLEALMEFIVERERLDDPFEPEMVLVQSTGMAQWLQMSLSRKFGIAANIDFPLPASFIWDMFVRVLPDIPEQSAFNKQSMSWKLMALLPDMLQRDEFAMLRHYLNDDTDKRKLFQLASRTADLYDQYLVYRSDWLIRWEAGELIEGLPEAQIWQAPLWKALVAYTEKLGQPKWHRANLYDRFISILENASERPARLPSRVFICGISALPPVYLKALHALGKHIDIHILFTNPCRQYWGDILDERWLARLVTRQRKRLFEERAVPLFKDGSTAGQLFDEDGIQNLPNPLLASWGKLGRDYIHMLSDITSSGEGDVDAFVEITPDSLLHHIQLDILDLENRAVMGVTANEFERSDSKRKLDADDRSITIHVCHSPQREVEVLHDQLLAMLQDDPELTPRDIVVMVADIDSYSPFIQAVFGSATGERYLPYAISDRRARQSHPALQAFITLLSLPDSRFISEDVLALLDVPVLAARFNINEEGLRYLRQWVNESGVRWGIDDDNVQEFELPPTGQHTWRFGLTRMLLGYAMESSQGEWNEVLPYDESSGLIAELVGHLASLLMQLNCWRHELLQPRPLDAWLPVCRALLNDFFLPDSDTEAAMALIETQWQAIIDEGVNSHYQEAIPLSLLRDELTQRLDQERISQRFLAGPINICTLMPMRSIPFKVVCLLGMNDGVYPRALAPLGFDLMSANPKRGDRSRRDDDRYLFLEALISAQNKLYISYIGRSIQDNSERFPSVLVQELVDYIGQSHYLPGDEERNCDETEQRVKAHITCFHSRMPFDPVNYTASERQSYAQEWLPAAKREGNAHTDFIQTLDPLPIKTLTFEQLQRFWAHPVRAFFQQRLQVNFRSEESEIPDAEPFTLEGLERYQLNLQLLNALVEEEDADKLYRRYRAAGQLPYGAFGEIVWEAQCQEMTALAERVRACRQPGKSIEIDLNCSGVELTGWLTQVQPDGLLRWRPSMLSVSQGVQLWLEHLVYSAGGHKGESRIFVRKDGEWRFPPMESEEALRYLSLYIEGYRQGMNKPLLLLPESGGAWIKACYDAQNDAMLTDEASLQKARSKFMQAYEGNMMVRGEGEDVWYQRLWRTLEPEYFEAITEEAQRYLLPLFKFNQS from the coding sequence ATGTTAAGGGTCTACCACTCAAATCGTCTGGACGTGCTGGAAGCACTGATGGAATTTATCGTTGAGCGCGAGCGGCTTGACGATCCTTTTGAGCCCGAAATGGTGCTGGTGCAGAGCACCGGTATGGCACAGTGGCTGCAAATGTCGCTTTCCCGTAAATTTGGCATAGCCGCGAATATTGATTTCCCGCTGCCCGCGAGCTTTATCTGGGACATGTTCGTTCGCGTGTTGCCGGACATCCCGGAGCAGAGCGCCTTTAACAAGCAGAGCATGAGCTGGAAGCTGATGGCGCTGCTGCCGGACATGCTGCAGCGCGATGAATTCGCCATGCTGCGCCACTACCTCAATGACGATACCGATAAGCGCAAGCTGTTCCAGCTGGCGTCGCGCACTGCCGATCTCTACGACCAATACCTTGTTTACCGTTCTGACTGGTTAATTCGTTGGGAAGCGGGTGAGTTGATTGAAGGGCTACCGGAGGCGCAAATATGGCAGGCACCGCTGTGGAAAGCGCTGGTAGCGTATACGGAGAAACTTGGCCAGCCAAAGTGGCACCGTGCCAATCTTTACGATCGGTTCATCTCGATACTTGAAAATGCGTCGGAGCGCCCGGCCCGACTGCCGTCACGCGTCTTTATCTGCGGGATATCCGCATTACCCCCTGTCTACCTGAAGGCGTTACATGCGCTGGGTAAGCATATTGATATCCATATTTTGTTTACCAACCCTTGCCGACAATACTGGGGGGATATCCTCGACGAACGTTGGCTTGCCCGGCTGGTTACCCGCCAAAGAAAACGCCTTTTTGAAGAGCGTGCCGTCCCGCTGTTTAAAGACGGCTCGACTGCCGGGCAGCTTTTCGATGAAGACGGTATCCAGAACCTGCCCAATCCGCTGCTTGCCTCATGGGGGAAGCTGGGGCGTGACTACATTCACATGCTTTCAGACATCACTTCATCAGGGGAAGGCGACGTGGATGCCTTTGTCGAGATTACCCCCGATAGCCTGCTTCACCATATTCAGCTGGATATTCTGGATCTGGAAAACCGTGCCGTGATGGGCGTAACGGCGAATGAGTTCGAGCGTAGCGACAGCAAGCGGAAGCTGGACGCTGACGATCGCAGCATTACGATCCATGTTTGCCATAGCCCACAGCGTGAGGTCGAAGTGCTTCACGACCAGCTGCTGGCGATGCTGCAGGACGATCCCGAACTGACACCACGCGATATTGTGGTGATGGTGGCGGATATCGACAGCTACAGTCCCTTTATTCAGGCCGTCTTTGGCAGTGCGACGGGCGAGCGATACCTGCCTTACGCTATCTCTGACCGTCGTGCCCGCCAGTCGCATCCGGCACTGCAGGCATTTATCACTCTGCTTTCACTGCCGGATAGCCGCTTTATCTCCGAAGATGTCCTGGCGTTATTGGATGTTCCCGTGCTGGCTGCACGCTTCAACATCAATGAAGAGGGTCTGCGCTACCTTCGCCAGTGGGTGAATGAGTCCGGCGTTCGCTGGGGGATCGATGACGATAATGTTCAGGAATTCGAACTCCCCCCAACCGGGCAGCACACGTGGCGATTTGGCCTGACGCGTATGCTGCTGGGCTACGCCATGGAGAGCAGCCAGGGCGAGTGGAACGAGGTACTGCCTTACGATGAGTCCAGCGGGTTAATTGCTGAGCTGGTGGGGCATCTAGCGTCACTCCTGATGCAGCTTAACTGCTGGCGACACGAGCTGCTGCAGCCGCGTCCGCTTGACGCGTGGCTTCCGGTTTGCAGGGCGTTGCTTAATGATTTCTTCCTGCCAGACAGTGACACCGAAGCGGCAATGGCGCTCATTGAAACGCAGTGGCAGGCTATCATCGACGAAGGCGTGAATTCCCACTATCAGGAGGCCATCCCGCTGTCGCTGTTGAGGGATGAGCTGACGCAGCGGCTCGATCAGGAGCGAATCAGCCAGCGTTTCCTGGCTGGCCCCATCAATATCTGCACCCTGATGCCAATGCGTTCTATCCCGTTTAAAGTGGTCTGTCTGCTTGGCATGAACGACGGCGTTTATCCCCGCGCGCTGGCGCCGTTGGGGTTCGATTTGATGAGCGCAAATCCAAAACGTGGCGACCGTAGCCGCCGTGATGATGACCGCTACCTCTTCCTTGAGGCGCTCATTTCTGCCCAGAATAAGCTCTATATCAGCTATATCGGCCGTTCTATTCAGGACAACAGCGAGCGTTTTCCCTCCGTTCTGGTGCAGGAGCTGGTGGACTATATCGGCCAGAGCCACTATCTGCCGGGGGATGAAGAGCGCAACTGCGATGAAACCGAGCAGAGGGTGAAAGCCCATATCACCTGTTTCCACAGCCGCATGCCGTTTGACCCGGTGAACTACACGGCCAGCGAGCGCCAGAGCTATGCACAGGAGTGGCTACCGGCGGCGAAAAGGGAGGGGAATGCGCACACGGATTTCATTCAGACGCTTGACCCGCTGCCCATTAAAACCCTGACCTTCGAACAGCTTCAGCGGTTTTGGGCGCATCCGGTGCGGGCCTTCTTCCAGCAACGATTGCAGGTCAACTTCCGTTCTGAAGAGAGCGAAATTCCTGATGCGGAGCCTTTTACGCTGGAAGGGCTGGAGCGCTATCAGCTAAACCTCCAGCTGCTGAATGCGCTGGTTGAAGAGGAAGATGCTGACAAACTTTACCGCCGCTACCGTGCTGCAGGGCAGTTGCCCTATGGGGCGTTCGGGGAAATTGTCTGGGAGGCGCAGTGTCAGGAGATGACCGCCCTGGCGGAGCGCGTGAGAGCGTGTCGGCAGCCGGGCAAAAGTATTGAAATCGATCTCAACTGCAGTGGCGTAGAGCTCACGGGCTGGTTAACCCAGGTTCAGCCGGACGGGCTGCTGCGCTGGCGGCCCTCTATGCTGAGCGTTTCACAGGGGGTGCAACTCTGGCTGGAACATCTTGTCTACAGTGCGGGTGGTCATAAAGGTGAAAGCCGGATTTTCGTGCGCAAAGACGGCGAATGGCGCTTCCCGCCGATGGAGTCTGAAGAGGCGTTACGGTACCTGTCTTTGTACATTGAGGGCTACCGTCAGGGAATGAACAAACCGCTCCTGTTACTGCCGGAAAGTGGCGGAGCGTGGATAAAAGCCTGTTATGACGCGCAGAATGATGCGATGTTAACGGATGAGGCTTCGCTGCAGAAAGCACGCAGTAAATTCATGCAGGCCTACGAAGGTAACATGATGGTGCGTGGCGAAGGTGAAGATGTGTGGTATCAGCGCTTATGGCGAACCCTTGAGCCAGAGTACTTCGAGGCAATCACGGAAGAGGCGCAGCGCTACCTGCTGCCGTTGTTTAAATTTAATCAGTCCTGA